In the genome of Stigmatella aurantiaca, one region contains:
- the cysC gene encoding adenylyl-sulfate kinase, protein MLPRAMDHERTSHPRDVYGGRPAGFILWLTGLSGAGKSTLSLAVRRELEPVLPVEVLDGDEVRTVLSRGLGFSRADRDENIRRIGYVARVLARHRVAVITAAISPYRQAREEVRRLAGEQGIAFVEVHAHASLEALIQRDVKGLYKKALAGEIAHFTGISDPYEPPERPDVVVRTDQESVAQGVARILERLRERGLFTPARTAAPPT, encoded by the coding sequence ATGCTCCCGCGCGCCATGGACCACGAGCGCACCTCTCACCCGCGGGATGTCTATGGGGGCAGGCCCGCCGGTTTCATCCTCTGGCTGACGGGCCTGTCCGGAGCCGGCAAGAGCACGCTCTCGCTCGCGGTCCGGCGCGAGCTGGAGCCTGTCCTGCCCGTGGAAGTCCTGGATGGGGACGAGGTGCGGACCGTTCTCTCGCGGGGGCTGGGCTTCTCCCGGGCGGACCGCGACGAGAACATCCGCCGGATCGGCTACGTGGCCCGCGTGCTGGCCCGGCACCGGGTCGCGGTCATCACCGCGGCCATCTCCCCGTACCGCCAGGCGCGCGAGGAGGTGCGGCGTCTGGCCGGTGAGCAGGGCATCGCCTTCGTGGAGGTGCATGCCCACGCCAGCCTGGAGGCGCTCATCCAGCGCGATGTGAAGGGGCTCTACAAGAAGGCCCTGGCGGGAGAGATTGCCCACTTCACCGGCATCTCGGACCCCTACGAGCCGCCGGAGCGCCCGGACGTGGTGGTCCGCACGGACCAGGAGTCCGTCGCGCAGGGCGTGGCACGCATTCTCGAACGTTTACGGGAGCGTGGCCTGTTCACCCCGGCACGGACGGCGGCGCCTCCCACGTAA
- a CDS encoding protein-tyrosine phosphatase family protein, producing MSGPQWNLNLDWVTDGLAVGGSFPIEAAGHLAQALGIGHIVDLRREMCDDEHILREHGICLLHLPTLDLHGVQRGMLTDGVAWVTGRLARGHKVYIHCEYGIGRSATLALCVMVALGHSPLEALHRLKAARWQVAPSLTQLAVFREWAGQWRTQRGLSWPMPTVGQLVSAAEGTGGPVFTRS from the coding sequence ATGAGCGGGCCACAGTGGAATCTGAACCTCGACTGGGTGACGGACGGACTCGCGGTGGGGGGCAGCTTCCCCATCGAGGCGGCCGGGCACCTGGCCCAGGCGCTGGGCATTGGCCACATCGTGGACCTGCGGCGGGAGATGTGTGACGACGAGCACATCCTGCGCGAGCATGGCATCTGCCTGCTGCACCTGCCCACCTTGGATCTGCACGGCGTTCAACGTGGGATGCTCACCGACGGGGTGGCCTGGGTGACGGGGCGCCTGGCGCGGGGCCACAAGGTCTACATCCACTGCGAGTACGGCATCGGGCGGAGCGCGACGCTGGCGCTGTGTGTGATGGTGGCGCTGGGGCACTCGCCCCTGGAGGCGCTGCACCGGCTGAAGGCGGCGCGGTGGCAGGTGGCCCCCAGCCTCACGCAGCTGGCGGTGTTCCGCGAGTGGGCGGGCCAGTGGCGGACGCAGCGGGGGCTGAGCTGGCCGATGCCCACGGTGGGACAGCTCGTGTCGGCCGCCGAGGGCACCGGGGGCCCGGTGTTCACCCGGAGTTAG
- a CDS encoding type IV pilus twitching motility protein PilT has translation MPRLDPIIEKLFKDAGQELLFETGNGVNMRTASGLLPVLKQNLTSQQILGALAELVPPEQRGGFPAEGASAFSYQSPGGPVQVKLENVQGHVKAWMTPGVPGYSAEGELELASPAEMMQLAAEGFTPSFSTAIPLSLTTPAPIPPPTPAPVPAAAPAPASRPAPPAATPVPVSQNARPGMTPAPLPAAALAGAPSKPAPAPAPAPQAARPMTAVPLAQPPAPAPVVAEPQLIQMSGDTSGHKQEMLGLLELMLARRASDLHLASETVPHMRIDGDMVAISEYAVLSSHHLKALLFSIAPEKNKKQWEEIHDTDFAYETEAARFRVNVFEDRRGIGAVLRQIPNTIRTAEEMGLSKHILDLCFLSKGLVLVTGPTGSGKSTTLAAMIDYVNRHREDHIITIEDPIEFVHKNKSCLVNQREVGVHTHSFKNALRAALREDPDVVLVGEMRDLETIAIAIETAETGHLVFGTLHTNTAASTVDRIIDQFPSDRQAQIRMMLSESLKGVITQTLCKRIGGGRVPAQEVLLCSGSVSNLIREGKTFQIPSVMQTSRGQGMTMLNDALLELVKKKIVDPNEALSKAVARSEMRAMLERAGFKVDAPTEAPGAPAK, from the coding sequence ATGCCCAGGCTCGACCCCATCATCGAAAAGCTTTTCAAGGACGCAGGGCAGGAGCTGCTCTTCGAGACGGGCAACGGGGTGAACATGCGCACCGCGTCCGGCCTGTTGCCGGTGCTGAAGCAGAACCTCACCTCGCAGCAGATCCTGGGCGCGCTGGCGGAGCTGGTGCCCCCCGAGCAGCGCGGGGGCTTTCCGGCCGAGGGGGCCAGCGCCTTCTCCTACCAGTCGCCGGGGGGCCCGGTGCAGGTGAAGCTGGAGAACGTCCAGGGCCACGTGAAGGCGTGGATGACGCCGGGGGTGCCGGGGTACTCGGCGGAAGGGGAGCTCGAGCTGGCCTCGCCCGCCGAGATGATGCAGCTGGCCGCCGAGGGCTTCACCCCCTCGTTCTCCACCGCCATTCCCCTGTCCCTGACGACGCCCGCGCCCATTCCACCGCCCACGCCCGCGCCGGTGCCTGCCGCGGCCCCGGCCCCGGCCTCGCGCCCGGCGCCCCCGGCGGCCACCCCCGTGCCCGTGTCCCAGAACGCGCGGCCGGGCATGACGCCGGCCCCGCTGCCGGCCGCGGCCTTGGCGGGAGCGCCTTCCAAGCCCGCGCCCGCGCCCGCGCCCGCGCCCCAGGCCGCCCGGCCCATGACGGCGGTGCCCCTGGCCCAGCCCCCGGCCCCCGCGCCCGTGGTGGCGGAGCCTCAGCTGATCCAGATGTCCGGCGACACGTCCGGGCACAAGCAGGAGATGCTGGGCCTGCTGGAGCTGATGCTGGCGCGCCGGGCCTCGGACCTGCACCTGGCCAGCGAGACGGTGCCGCACATGCGCATCGACGGGGACATGGTGGCGATCTCCGAGTACGCCGTCCTCTCCTCCCACCACCTCAAGGCGCTGCTCTTCAGCATCGCGCCGGAGAAGAACAAGAAGCAGTGGGAGGAGATCCACGACACGGACTTCGCCTACGAGACGGAGGCGGCGCGCTTCCGGGTGAACGTCTTCGAGGACCGCCGGGGCATCGGCGCGGTGCTGCGGCAGATCCCCAACACCATCCGCACCGCGGAGGAGATGGGGCTGTCCAAGCACATCCTGGACCTGTGCTTCCTGAGCAAGGGGCTGGTGCTCGTCACGGGGCCCACGGGCTCGGGCAAGTCCACCACGCTGGCGGCGATGATCGACTACGTGAACCGCCACCGCGAGGACCACATCATCACCATCGAGGACCCGATCGAGTTCGTTCACAAGAACAAGAGCTGTCTGGTGAACCAGCGCGAGGTGGGCGTCCACACCCACTCCTTCAAGAACGCGCTCCGGGCGGCGCTGCGCGAGGACCCGGACGTGGTGCTGGTGGGCGAGATGCGGGACCTGGAGACCATCGCCATCGCCATCGAGACGGCGGAGACGGGACACCTGGTGTTCGGCACGCTGCACACGAACACGGCGGCCTCCACGGTGGACCGCATCATCGACCAGTTCCCCTCGGACCGTCAGGCGCAGATCCGCATGATGCTCTCCGAGTCGCTCAAGGGCGTGATTACCCAGACGCTGTGCAAGCGCATCGGGGGCGGACGGGTGCCGGCGCAGGAAGTGCTGCTGTGCTCGGGCTCGGTGTCCAACCTCATCCGGGAGGGAAAGACGTTCCAGATTCCCTCGGTGATGCAGACCTCGCGCGGCCAGGGCATGACGATGCTCAACGACGCGCTGCTGGAACTGGTGAAGAAGAAGATCGTGGACCCGAACGAGGCGCTGAGCAAGGCGGTGGCCCGCAGCGAGATGCGGGCCATGCTGGAGCGCGCGGGCTTCAAGGTCGATGCGCCCACGGAGGCGCCGGGGGCCCCCGCGAAGTGA
- a CDS encoding aldo/keto reductase yields the protein MEYRQLGGSGFKVPVFSLGTASFGGSNDFFKGFGSSDVKEATRLVDISLDAGLTMFDSADVYSNGLAEEILGQAIKGRRDQVILSTKATFRAGKGPNDVGSSRYHLIRSCEASLRRLGTDYIDLFQLHGFDATTPVEETLNALDDLVRAGKIRYLGCSNFSGWHLMKSLAVSDRHNLSRYVAHQAYYSLVGREYEWELMPLGLDQKVSAVVWSPLGWGRLTGKLRRGQPVPQGTRLTAVTKEGGPQVPDEYLYQVVDALDAVAAETGKTVPQVALNWLLQRPTVANVIIGARNEEQLRQNLGAVGWNLTAAQVAKLDAASATVPAYPYWHQRQFTERNPLPIP from the coding sequence ATGGAATACAGACAACTGGGTGGTTCGGGGTTCAAGGTGCCCGTGTTCAGCCTGGGCACGGCGTCCTTTGGCGGCAGCAATGATTTCTTCAAGGGCTTCGGCTCCTCGGACGTGAAGGAGGCCACCCGGCTCGTCGACATCTCGCTCGACGCGGGGCTGACCATGTTCGACTCGGCCGACGTGTATTCGAATGGCCTCGCCGAGGAGATCCTGGGCCAGGCCATCAAGGGCCGGCGGGACCAGGTCATCCTTTCCACCAAGGCCACCTTCCGCGCGGGCAAGGGCCCCAACGACGTGGGCTCCTCGCGCTACCACCTCATCCGCTCCTGCGAGGCGAGCCTGCGCCGCCTGGGCACCGACTACATCGATCTCTTCCAGTTGCATGGCTTCGATGCCACCACGCCGGTGGAGGAGACGCTCAACGCGCTCGATGACCTGGTGCGGGCCGGCAAGATTCGCTACCTCGGCTGCTCGAACTTCTCGGGCTGGCACCTGATGAAGTCGCTGGCGGTGTCGGACCGGCACAACCTTTCCCGGTACGTGGCCCACCAGGCGTACTACTCGCTCGTGGGGCGCGAGTATGAGTGGGAGCTGATGCCGCTGGGACTCGACCAGAAGGTGAGCGCGGTGGTGTGGAGCCCGCTGGGCTGGGGGCGGCTCACCGGGAAGCTCCGGCGCGGCCAGCCCGTGCCGCAGGGCACCCGCCTGACGGCGGTGACGAAGGAGGGGGGCCCCCAGGTGCCCGACGAATACCTCTACCAGGTGGTGGACGCGCTGGACGCGGTGGCGGCGGAGACGGGCAAGACGGTGCCGCAGGTGGCGCTGAACTGGCTGCTGCAGCGCCCCACGGTGGCCAACGTCATCATCGGCGCGCGCAACGAGGAGCAGCTGCGCCAGAACCTGGGCGCGGTGGGCTGGAACCTGACGGCCGCGCAGGTGGCGAAGCTGGATGCGGCCAGCGCCACGGTGCCCGCCTACCCCTACTGGCACCAGCGCCAGTTCACCGAGCGCAACCCGCTGCCCATTCCCTGA
- a CDS encoding amidohydrolase family protein, which yields MMKAWEWMLAGVLLSLGWDASAATERSAVLILGKAAGYQQVEYLPEGQVKVHFEYNDRGRGPVLDRTYTVNANGTVAASEGQGVDYLKASVQERYTVQGTSHTWKNAAEEGQRDLKGPAFYLSLHGVPEETVLLVRAALKAPGQRLTLLPSGEVQVQAIGTHTVQGTAGKRKVRLYAMTGIDLVPAYVWLDEDQRFFASGSSWNLLVREGFENTRDQLLTLQEAEEGRLAQARAKQLTTKLDRPLAITHARVFDPGTLAVEEDQTVLVEQGRITAVGPSAKLPVPKGARTLEAQGRFLMPGLWDMHAHINRGADGPLAIAAGITTVRDLANDEQALTSLITGIETGRDIGPRVIKAGFMDGRSPYSGPTKVFVDDEAEARAAIDHYAANGFEQIKVYSSTKPELVPVIARLAHAKGLRVSGHVPAFMTARQFIEAGADELQHINFLALNFLFDRVQDTRTPARFIAVGENAASLELGSPAVRDFVTLLRERNVVVDPTVSIFDDMFHNHPGHWNEGASTVLARVPPTWQRWLRSGAGGLPDVPKRPELYRDSFLRLVEFVGLLHRSGVRIVAGTDNVSGLFLPRELELYVAAGIPPKEVLRIATLGNAEVMKRDKTFGRVLPGYTADLILIEGDPTLLMSDVRKVRHVVRGDRLYESAALFRSMGITP from the coding sequence ATGATGAAGGCATGGGAGTGGATGCTGGCGGGGGTGCTGCTCTCGCTGGGCTGGGACGCATCGGCCGCCACCGAGCGCAGCGCGGTGCTGATCCTGGGCAAGGCCGCCGGCTACCAGCAGGTGGAGTACCTCCCCGAGGGCCAAGTGAAGGTCCACTTCGAGTACAACGACCGGGGCCGCGGACCCGTGCTCGACCGCACGTACACGGTCAACGCGAACGGCACGGTCGCCGCCTCCGAGGGCCAGGGAGTCGACTACCTCAAGGCCTCCGTCCAGGAGCGCTACACCGTCCAGGGCACCTCCCACACGTGGAAGAACGCGGCCGAGGAGGGACAGCGCGACCTGAAGGGGCCGGCCTTCTACCTGAGCCTCCACGGCGTCCCCGAGGAGACCGTCCTGCTGGTGCGCGCCGCGCTCAAGGCGCCCGGCCAGCGCCTGACGCTGCTGCCGTCCGGAGAGGTCCAGGTCCAGGCCATCGGCACCCATACCGTTCAAGGCACCGCCGGCAAGCGCAAGGTGCGGCTCTATGCCATGACCGGCATCGACCTGGTGCCCGCCTATGTGTGGCTCGACGAGGACCAGCGCTTCTTCGCCAGCGGTTCGAGCTGGAACCTGCTCGTCCGCGAGGGCTTCGAGAACACCCGGGATCAGCTCCTCACGCTCCAGGAGGCCGAGGAGGGCCGCCTCGCGCAGGCCCGCGCCAAGCAGCTCACCACGAAGCTCGACCGCCCGCTCGCCATCACCCACGCCCGCGTCTTCGACCCGGGCACGCTCGCGGTGGAGGAGGACCAGACCGTGCTGGTCGAGCAGGGCCGCATCACCGCCGTGGGGCCCTCGGCGAAGCTGCCGGTGCCGAAGGGGGCCCGCACGCTGGAGGCCCAGGGCCGCTTCCTCATGCCGGGCCTCTGGGACATGCACGCCCACATCAACCGGGGCGCCGATGGGCCACTGGCCATCGCCGCGGGCATCACCACCGTGAGGGACCTGGCCAACGACGAGCAGGCCCTGACAAGCCTCATCACCGGCATCGAGACCGGACGGGACATCGGGCCCCGCGTCATCAAGGCGGGCTTCATGGACGGCCGCAGCCCCTACTCCGGGCCCACCAAGGTCTTCGTGGACGATGAGGCCGAGGCCCGGGCCGCCATCGACCACTACGCCGCCAACGGCTTCGAGCAGATCAAGGTCTACAGCTCCACCAAGCCGGAGCTCGTTCCGGTGATTGCGCGCCTGGCCCATGCCAAGGGGCTCCGGGTCAGCGGCCATGTGCCGGCCTTCATGACCGCCCGGCAGTTCATCGAGGCGGGCGCCGACGAGCTCCAGCACATCAACTTCCTGGCGCTCAACTTCCTGTTCGACCGGGTGCAGGACACGCGCACCCCGGCGCGCTTCATCGCCGTGGGGGAGAATGCCGCATCCCTGGAACTGGGCTCGCCCGCGGTGCGCGACTTCGTCACGCTGCTGCGCGAGCGCAACGTGGTGGTGGACCCCACGGTGTCCATCTTCGACGACATGTTCCACAACCACCCAGGCCACTGGAACGAGGGCGCGAGCACGGTGCTGGCCCGCGTGCCGCCCACCTGGCAGCGCTGGCTGCGCTCGGGCGCCGGGGGGCTGCCGGACGTGCCGAAGCGGCCCGAGCTGTACCGCGACTCCTTCCTGCGGCTGGTGGAGTTCGTGGGGCTGCTGCACCGCAGCGGCGTCCGCATCGTCGCCGGCACGGACAACGTCTCCGGGCTGTTCCTGCCCCGGGAGCTCGAGCTCTACGTCGCGGCCGGGATTCCGCCCAAGGAGGTGCTGCGCATCGCCACGCTGGGCAACGCGGAGGTCATGAAGCGGGACAAGACGTTCGGGCGCGTGCTGCCCGGCTACACCGCCGACCTCATCCTCATCGAGGGAGACCCCACCCTGCTCATGAGCGATGTGCGCAAGGTGCGCCACGTCGTCCGGGGCGACCGGCTGTACGAGAGCGCGGCCCTGTTCCGCTCCATGGGCATCACCCCCTGA
- a CDS encoding sensor histidine kinase has protein sequence MSHPETENTLADRLGTETQRLYSQYTSDTRRRVDAIFAWLMAGQWVFAIGLALALSPYGWEGSTRTLHVHLHAALFLGGGLSLLPILLAWWHPGSVLTRHVVAVSQLLWSALLIHLTGGRIETHFHIFGSLAFLAFYRDWKVLLTATLTIGVDHFLRGLFWPESIYGTPVPQPWRVGEHLFWVAFMDIVLFVACRAALCEVQEMAKRRAMAELAYGQLSASLTQLQATQAQLLFADRLAAMGRLAAGVGHEINNPLAYVISNINYVHRELGLLQGASAPETQGDLLAAIADAQEGAERVRIIVQDLKMLAQAQDFRSLVAHDTCNGPSDLKAIVDSAVRVASRQIRRRARLVTELDAIPLVQGNEGRLRQVFLNLLINAAQAIPEGRVEQNEIRVVARQVDPQRVSVEVRDTGCGIPAENLEHIFDPFFTTKPPGEGTGLGLSVSHSIITAMGGAISVESDVGSGTTIRVNLPTVDRPLLGAMQPSL, from the coding sequence ATGAGCCATCCCGAGACTGAAAACACCTTGGCGGACCGCCTGGGCACCGAGACGCAGCGGCTGTATTCCCAGTACACCTCCGACACCCGGCGGCGGGTGGATGCCATCTTCGCCTGGCTCATGGCGGGCCAGTGGGTGTTTGCCATTGGGCTGGCGCTGGCGCTGTCCCCCTATGGCTGGGAGGGCAGCACCCGCACGCTGCACGTCCACCTGCATGCGGCGCTCTTCCTGGGCGGCGGGCTCAGCCTGCTGCCCATCCTGCTGGCGTGGTGGCACCCGGGCTCGGTGCTCACCCGGCACGTGGTGGCCGTCTCCCAGCTGCTCTGGTCCGCGCTGCTCATTCACCTGACCGGGGGCCGCATCGAGACGCACTTCCACATCTTCGGCTCCCTGGCCTTCCTGGCCTTCTACCGGGACTGGAAGGTGCTGCTCACCGCCACGCTCACCATCGGGGTGGACCACTTCCTGCGCGGCCTGTTCTGGCCCGAGTCCATCTACGGCACCCCCGTGCCCCAGCCCTGGCGCGTGGGAGAGCACCTGTTCTGGGTGGCCTTCATGGACATCGTGCTGTTCGTCGCGTGCCGGGCCGCGCTGTGCGAGGTGCAGGAGATGGCCAAGCGCCGGGCCATGGCGGAGCTGGCCTACGGACAGCTCTCGGCCAGCCTCACGCAGCTTCAGGCCACCCAGGCCCAGCTCCTGTTCGCGGACCGGCTGGCCGCCATGGGGAGGCTCGCGGCGGGTGTGGGGCACGAAATCAACAACCCCCTGGCCTACGTCATCAGCAACATCAACTACGTGCACCGCGAGCTGGGGCTCTTGCAGGGCGCCTCCGCGCCGGAGACCCAGGGGGATCTGCTCGCGGCGATCGCCGACGCGCAGGAGGGCGCCGAGCGCGTGCGCATCATCGTCCAGGACCTGAAGATGCTGGCGCAGGCGCAGGACTTCCGGTCCCTCGTGGCGCATGACACCTGCAACGGGCCGTCGGACCTGAAGGCCATCGTCGACAGCGCGGTGCGCGTCGCCTCGCGGCAGATCCGCCGCCGGGCGCGGCTGGTGACGGAGCTCGACGCCATCCCCCTGGTGCAGGGCAACGAGGGGCGGCTGCGGCAGGTGTTCCTCAACCTGCTCATCAACGCCGCCCAGGCCATTCCCGAGGGCCGCGTGGAGCAGAATGAGATCCGCGTGGTGGCGCGCCAGGTGGACCCGCAGCGCGTCAGCGTGGAGGTGCGCGACACGGGGTGCGGCATCCCCGCGGAGAACCTGGAGCACATCTTTGATCCGTTCTTCACCACCAAGCCGCCCGGCGAGGGCACGGGGCTGGGGCTCTCGGTGAGCCACAGCATCATCACCGCCATGGGCGGCGCCATCAGCGTGGAGAGCGATGTGGGCAGTGGCACCACCATCCGCGTCAACCTGCCCACCGTGGACCGGCCCCTGCTCGGGGCGATGCAGCCCTCGCTCTGA
- a CDS encoding septal ring lytic transglycosylase RlpA family protein, with the protein MTLMNRLNLHRRAVIAATLVAGIGTAAVLTLARPAEASVSPIGTMATCQASWYGAVGEIPEGWPTASGEPFHRMALKAAHNSFPFGTRVKVTYGSKSVIVTINDRGGFGGARCLDLTYGAFIELANPDLGVINVQYQVL; encoded by the coding sequence ATGACCCTGATGAACCGTCTGAACCTCCACCGCCGCGCAGTGATTGCCGCCACGCTCGTGGCAGGGATTGGCACGGCGGCCGTCCTCACGCTGGCGCGGCCGGCGGAGGCGTCCGTGAGCCCCATCGGCACGATGGCCACCTGCCAGGCGTCCTGGTACGGCGCGGTGGGAGAGATTCCGGAGGGGTGGCCGACGGCCAGTGGCGAGCCGTTCCACCGCATGGCGCTCAAGGCGGCGCACAACTCCTTTCCCTTCGGCACCCGGGTCAAGGTGACCTACGGGTCCAAGTCGGTCATCGTGACCATCAATGACCGGGGAGGCTTCGGCGGGGCCCGGTGTCTGGACCTGACCTACGGGGCCTTCATCGAGCTGGCCAATCCGGATCTCGGCGTCATCAACGTGCAGTACCAGGTGCTCTGA
- a CDS encoding aspartate aminotransferase family protein: MESKTVRAKHKQYMLPSVANYYEEPVVLHEGQGSRVSDLDGKSYLDFFGGILTVSVGHANARVNAAVSAQLQRLSHVSTLYPTVPIVELAEKLVSVAPGNLQKAFFTASGTEANETAVVLAQVATGNQELLALRHGYSGRSILAQSLTGNSNYRAVPSQVAAVKHALSPYCYRCPLKLEPGTCGVACAKDLDELIRTTTTGRIAGMLAEPIQGVGGFITPPREYFEIAAEIVRKYGGLMIIDEVQTGFGRTGTMWGSQQYNVEPDLMTMAKGIANGLPLAATLCTPAIGEAFQASTISTFGGNPLSCAAAVAVLEEIEERHLVENAAKRGAELREGLERLQRQHPKTIGDVRGMGLMQAMELVVDETVRDRTPNPRATLQLFEETKKRGLLIGKGGLSGNTIRLAPPLTLSASEVAEGLRALEESFAAMGVG, encoded by the coding sequence ATGGAATCCAAGACAGTTCGCGCCAAGCACAAACAATACATGTTGCCCTCGGTGGCCAATTACTACGAGGAGCCGGTCGTCCTGCACGAGGGCCAGGGCTCGCGCGTCTCGGACCTGGACGGCAAGAGCTACCTGGACTTCTTCGGCGGCATCCTCACCGTCTCCGTCGGCCACGCCAACGCGCGGGTGAACGCCGCCGTCAGCGCCCAGCTCCAGCGCCTGAGCCATGTCTCCACGCTCTACCCCACGGTGCCCATCGTGGAGCTGGCCGAGAAGCTGGTGTCCGTGGCGCCCGGCAACCTGCAGAAGGCCTTCTTCACCGCCTCGGGCACGGAGGCGAACGAGACGGCGGTGGTGCTCGCCCAGGTGGCCACCGGAAACCAGGAGCTTCTCGCCCTGCGCCACGGGTACTCGGGCCGGTCCATCCTGGCGCAGTCGCTCACCGGGAACTCGAACTACCGCGCCGTGCCCAGCCAGGTGGCCGCCGTCAAACACGCGCTGTCCCCCTACTGCTACCGCTGCCCGCTCAAGCTGGAGCCCGGCACGTGTGGCGTCGCGTGCGCCAAGGATCTGGATGAACTCATCCGCACCACCACCACCGGCCGCATCGCCGGCATGCTGGCCGAGCCCATCCAGGGCGTGGGCGGCTTCATCACCCCGCCCCGGGAGTACTTCGAGATCGCCGCGGAGATTGTCCGCAAGTATGGCGGGCTGATGATCATCGACGAGGTGCAGACGGGCTTCGGCCGCACCGGGACGATGTGGGGCTCCCAGCAATACAATGTGGAGCCGGACCTCATGACGATGGCCAAGGGCATCGCCAACGGCCTGCCCCTGGCCGCCACGCTCTGCACGCCCGCCATCGGCGAGGCCTTCCAGGCGAGCACCATCTCCACCTTTGGTGGCAACCCGCTGTCCTGCGCGGCGGCCGTCGCCGTGCTGGAGGAAATCGAGGAGCGCCACCTGGTGGAGAACGCGGCGAAGCGCGGCGCGGAGCTGCGCGAGGGGCTGGAGCGGCTCCAGCGCCAGCACCCGAAGACCATTGGCGATGTGCGCGGCATGGGCCTGATGCAGGCGATGGAGCTGGTGGTGGATGAGACCGTCCGGGACCGCACCCCGAATCCCCGCGCCACGCTCCAGCTCTTCGAGGAGACGAAGAAGCGGGGCCTGCTCATCGGCAAGGGCGGGCTGTCCGGCAACACCATCCGCCTCGCCCCGCCGCTCACCCTCTCCGCCAGCGAGGTGGCGGAGGGGCTCCGCGCCCTGGAGGAGAGCTTCGCGGCGATGGGCGTGGGGTAG
- a CDS encoding SDR family NAD(P)-dependent oxidoreductase translates to MPRKVALITGASAGLGEQFAQRFAQGGHDVILVARTASRLEALATRLEQAHGGKVHVLPADLARPEAPARIFEEVRARGLEVEYLVNNAGFGSSGPFLEQAVEREAEMVEVNCTALLKLTHLFAQPMRARRSGRILNIASTAGFQPGPYMATYYATKAFVVSFSEALAHELQGTGVTVTCHCPGATHTEFASRASIEKTRLFQRPGVAAAPDVAADAYAAMMKGRVLAVHGLVNWLGTVGVRFGPRALVRSIAASLNKA, encoded by the coding sequence ATGCCGCGAAAAGTAGCCCTCATCACCGGAGCTTCCGCAGGATTGGGAGAGCAGTTCGCGCAGCGCTTCGCCCAAGGTGGGCACGACGTCATCCTCGTGGCGCGCACCGCCTCGCGGCTGGAGGCGCTGGCCACCCGGCTGGAGCAGGCGCACGGCGGCAAGGTGCATGTGCTCCCCGCGGACCTGGCCCGGCCCGAGGCCCCCGCGCGCATCTTCGAGGAGGTGCGCGCCCGGGGCCTCGAGGTGGAGTACCTCGTCAACAACGCGGGCTTTGGCTCCTCGGGTCCCTTCCTGGAGCAGGCCGTGGAGCGCGAGGCGGAGATGGTGGAGGTCAACTGCACCGCGCTGTTGAAGCTGACGCACCTGTTTGCCCAGCCCATGCGGGCGCGGCGCTCCGGGCGCATCCTCAACATCGCGTCCACGGCGGGGTTCCAGCCCGGCCCCTACATGGCCACGTACTACGCGACCAAGGCGTTCGTGGTGTCGTTCTCGGAAGCGCTCGCGCACGAGCTCCAGGGCACCGGGGTGACGGTGACGTGCCACTGCCCCGGGGCCACGCACACGGAGTTCGCCTCGCGGGCGAGCATCGAGAAGACGCGCCTGTTCCAGCGGCCCGGGGTGGCGGCGGCCCCGGACGTGGCGGCGGATGCCTACGCGGCGATGATGAAGGGCCGCGTGCTGGCGGTGCACGGCCTGGTGAACTGGCTGGGCACGGTGGGCGTGCGGTTCGGCCCGCGCGCCCTCGTGCGCTCCATCGCCGCCAGCCTCAACAAGGCCTGA
- a CDS encoding DUF4156 domain-containing protein translates to MPIMRWKQAVPGLVAVGLITGCATASLSKRGGQVLPLATAPGPECKNLGTVIGSGGGIFGGAYISNENLVQYALNDAMNKTAARGGTHFFAHAPSLGGGDGTTTTATLMAIAYKCPPGTYGSTEAQAAPEAANDGTVQAQAAPTEGSSQSFLSNCPALEGESTRERALRCKKLFKEREEGAE, encoded by the coding sequence ATGCCCATCATGCGTTGGAAGCAGGCGGTCCCAGGACTGGTAGCGGTGGGGTTGATAACGGGATGCGCGACGGCGTCGCTCTCGAAGCGAGGCGGCCAGGTGCTGCCCCTGGCCACGGCGCCAGGGCCCGAATGCAAGAACCTGGGAACGGTCATCGGCTCGGGGGGAGGCATCTTTGGCGGCGCCTATATCTCCAACGAGAACCTGGTGCAGTACGCGCTCAACGACGCCATGAACAAGACGGCGGCCCGGGGCGGCACCCACTTCTTCGCCCATGCCCCGTCGCTCGGCGGCGGCGACGGCACCACCACCACCGCGACCCTGATGGCCATCGCGTACAAATGCCCTCCCGGGACCTATGGCTCGACGGAGGCGCAGGCTGCCCCCGAGGCGGCCAATGACGGCACGGTGCAGGCGCAGGCCGCCCCCACGGAGGGCAGCTCCCAGTCCTTCTTGAGCAATTGTCCCGCCCTGGAAGGCGAGTCCACGCGCGAGCGCGCCCTGCGCTGCAAGAAGCTGTTCAAGGAACGGGAAGAGGGAGCGGAGTAG